One genomic region from Desulfurispira natronophila encodes:
- a CDS encoding cobalamin B12-binding domain-containing protein translates to MAYSHLSHSDHSTAPESPFDESLYQSYLQALLCGHGNRCQELVNTLLSSNLSVHDLYVHLFQRSLYEVGSLWESNKISVSVEHLATALTERLMSLVYPRIFSAPHNGKKAVVSCVANELHQIGGRMVADVFELNGWDGYFLGANTPIPDMCSMLELKQPQVLALSLSIYFNMEHLYQALGEVQQKYPHLPVIVGGQAFRWGGTDIENHFSNVTYMATLQQLEHYIQNYQENRL, encoded by the coding sequence ATGGCATATTCCCACCTGTCCCACTCTGACCACAGTACCGCTCCCGAGTCTCCCTTTGATGAGTCCCTCTACCAGAGCTATCTGCAGGCCCTTCTTTGCGGTCATGGCAATCGTTGCCAGGAGCTTGTAAATACGTTGCTTAGCAGCAATCTTTCGGTCCATGATCTCTATGTACACCTCTTTCAGCGCTCCCTCTACGAGGTAGGGAGCTTATGGGAATCCAATAAGATATCGGTATCAGTCGAGCACTTGGCGACCGCGCTGACAGAACGCCTGATGAGTCTGGTTTACCCTCGTATATTTAGTGCCCCCCACAATGGCAAGAAAGCAGTAGTCTCTTGCGTTGCCAACGAGCTGCACCAGATAGGTGGCCGAATGGTGGCGGACGTTTTTGAACTTAATGGCTGGGATGGCTATTTTTTGGGAGCAAATACACCTATACCGGACATGTGTTCCATGCTGGAACTGAAACAGCCACAAGTCCTGGCACTTTCCCTGAGTATTTACTTTAACATGGAACATTTGTACCAGGCTCTGGGTGAAGTTCAGCAAAAGTACCCCCATCTGCCAGTTATTGTCGGGGGGCAGGCTTTTCGTTGGGGTGGAACTGATATCGAGAATCACTTCAGTAATGTTACCTATATGGCAACGCTCCAACAGCTAGAGCACTATATTCAAAATTACCAGGAAAACCGGTTATGA
- the nadD gene encoding nicotinate-nucleotide adenylyltransferase, with the protein MIGILGGAFSPIHNGHLFLAEYVMHTMGLEKIMFLPSKKPAHKNVSIMDEADRLAMLKLAVQDNPDFFISTMEMERDGFTYTADTIRTLPDTHHYCFITGADIFATITRWQESDYLLRTIKFVVASRPGTIKLANLQDHLPTWYLPHITYDLADTTKSCYLLPMPELEISSTYIRNALKDNRPLRYLMPESVFFYLQSKYGIVS; encoded by the coding sequence ATGATTGGAATACTGGGTGGCGCGTTTAGCCCCATACACAATGGACACCTTTTTCTGGCAGAGTACGTGATGCACACCATGGGTTTGGAAAAAATCATGTTTTTGCCTTCAAAAAAACCTGCCCACAAAAATGTAAGTATCATGGATGAGGCAGATAGACTGGCCATGCTAAAGCTGGCAGTGCAGGATAACCCGGACTTTTTTATATCTACCATGGAAATGGAGCGGGATGGATTCACCTACACTGCCGATACTATCCGCACCCTACCCGACACACACCATTACTGCTTTATTACCGGAGCAGATATTTTTGCTACTATCACCCGCTGGCAAGAGAGTGACTACCTGCTTCGCACCATTAAGTTTGTCGTAGCCAGCAGACCAGGCACTATTAAATTGGCCAACCTCCAGGATCACCTGCCAACTTGGTACTTGCCTCATATTACTTACGATCTTGCCGATACGACCAAATCCTGCTACTTGCTCCCAATGCCAGAGCTCGAAATATCAAGCACTTATATTCGCAATGCTTTAAAGGACAATCGACCTTTGCGCTACCTTATGCCAGAATCAGTTTTCTTTTACCTGCAAAGCAAGTATGGTATTGTCAGTTAA
- a CDS encoding response regulator transcription factor — translation MNEHIPTEEELTGLFSILYVEDDEAINFLYQRMLKTLGFQRVWGARDGEEGLQLFQQVQPDIVLSDIMMPKMDGLEMVRNIRQEDAEVPVIMATAFDEKNYLMRSIEIGVDRYIVKPIDRNQFNGAIHTICRNLYERREAEEYARRKIQARINQATAQTLSEVANLFPNPAIIFSGEGKITFINDAFTTMLETHDLRRLSQGDVQMNDLLVKRDGYLSSLQDLEPADYRRNRILIHKGRINTIYQVASHQIALGEEAQLHQVYTFTNITRLEYEKHKSQNLARLLQENFRTRVCSNTVAETSTQASPGAGTSSDTPAVSCTTLLSNAELAVLRRSHLSKTSATEYVDSLDDAIVDQMEELSDVDFELEEHLIHLSKAPSQEMLDSIAQDVSSYARAIRQLVDFNDLAFALEQLYEIVSALDIGSIKLDKFIVLMESVRQDLRDWRTMVFVTREAQDIHYLDSSLFSSCLQFQLDFSADSDVADEGGDLELF, via the coding sequence ATGAATGAACATATACCAACTGAAGAAGAACTTACCGGACTATTTAGTATCCTCTACGTTGAGGATGACGAGGCGATCAACTTCCTTTATCAGCGCATGCTGAAAACCCTTGGTTTTCAGCGTGTATGGGGGGCACGAGATGGCGAGGAAGGGCTGCAGCTTTTTCAGCAGGTGCAGCCCGATATAGTTTTGTCTGATATTATGATGCCCAAAATGGACGGACTGGAAATGGTGAGGAATATTCGTCAGGAAGACGCTGAAGTGCCTGTTATCATGGCTACGGCGTTTGACGAGAAAAATTACCTGATGCGCTCCATTGAAATCGGCGTGGATCGCTATATTGTCAAGCCTATTGACCGTAATCAGTTTAATGGTGCTATACACACTATATGCCGAAACCTGTATGAGCGCCGTGAGGCTGAGGAGTACGCCCGTCGCAAGATACAGGCGCGTATAAATCAGGCTACGGCTCAGACTCTTAGTGAAGTGGCAAATCTTTTCCCTAACCCCGCAATAATTTTCAGTGGTGAAGGAAAAATTACATTTATCAATGATGCCTTTACCACAATGCTCGAGACCCATGATTTGCGACGTCTAAGCCAAGGGGATGTGCAAATGAACGACCTGCTGGTGAAGCGTGATGGATATCTAAGCTCTTTACAAGACTTGGAGCCGGCTGATTACCGACGCAATCGCATATTGATTCATAAAGGTCGCATTAATACTATCTATCAGGTGGCAAGCCATCAAATTGCATTAGGTGAAGAGGCACAGCTTCATCAGGTCTATACTTTTACCAATATAACTCGCCTTGAATATGAGAAGCACAAAAGCCAGAACCTGGCCAGGCTACTTCAGGAAAATTTCCGCACTCGCGTTTGCAGTAACACGGTTGCAGAGACATCGACACAAGCGTCTCCAGGAGCTGGTACATCATCAGATACTCCAGCTGTTAGCTGCACCACCTTACTGAGCAATGCGGAGTTAGCGGTGTTGCGCCGCAGCCATCTGAGCAAAACGTCTGCCACCGAGTATGTCGATAGCTTGGATGACGCAATTGTGGATCAGATGGAAGAGCTATCAGATGTGGATTTCGAGCTGGAGGAGCACCTGATTCATCTCTCAAAGGCTCCGTCACAGGAGATGCTTGACAGTATAGCCCAGGATGTTTCCAGCTATGCCCGGGCTATTCGCCAGCTTGTGGATTTCAACGATTTGGCCTTTGCCCTGGAGCAACTATATGAAATAGTCAGTGCTCTGGATATTGGGTCAATAAAGCTTGATAAGTTTATAGTACTGATGGAAAGTGTGCGCCAGGATTTACGCGATTGGCGCACTATGGTTTTTGTTACTCGTGAAGCGCAGGACATTCACTACCTGGACAGTTCCCTTTTTAGCTCCTGCTTGCAGTTTCAGCTGGATTTTTCCGCAGATAGTGATGTTGCCGATGAGGGAGGCGATCTGGAGCTGTTTTAG
- a CDS encoding Fur family transcriptional regulator — protein sequence MESKKSILEISSTLRNKGMKMTQQRRVILDVLRNTKSHPSAEWIYNQVRQIIPNVSLGTVYRNLNILHQEGLVLEMNYGKGQSRYDGMVEPHYHVRCSECGRIDDVELDSINHLSETVESLTGFAVSDYRLEFNGQCPDCMKNN from the coding sequence ATGGAAAGTAAAAAAAGTATTCTTGAAATATCCTCGACACTTCGTAACAAGGGCATGAAGATGACCCAGCAGAGAAGGGTTATACTCGATGTTTTGCGTAACACCAAAAGCCACCCTTCAGCCGAATGGATTTACAACCAGGTTCGGCAAATCATCCCTAATGTAAGCCTTGGCACCGTCTACCGGAACCTGAATATCCTGCACCAGGAAGGACTGGTACTGGAGATGAACTACGGCAAAGGGCAATCTCGCTACGATGGTATGGTTGAGCCCCACTATCATGTTCGCTGCTCAGAGTGTGGTCGCATCGACGATGTTGAGCTTGACTCTATAAACCATCTCAGCGAAACAGTAGAATCCCTTACTGGATTTGCTGTTTCCGATTATCGATTGGAATTTAATGGTCAGTGTCCTGACTGTATGAAAAACAACTAG
- a CDS encoding sensor histidine kinase, with amino-acid sequence MTKPGCDIALLEYLQQEASMLILYLQPDGKVISCNDFVRKLLGFDPTGSDFEQMLLDFRESFCLQEYLQSGDKRHLLNVPTVHGAPRTFSFRFLQCEDAIVAVGECHFEEEQSVHNSLIQLNSDMANLNRELQKKNSELDRLHELKNHFMGMAAHDLRNPIATIISLCDFLLGEFCHSLSEEHIRLLSYIRTSGNFMLELLNDLLDIARIETGNFGLELQSTDLVALLRRTVDLQQFQARGREVDIQFHFYESPPAISIDPLKIEQVMQNLLSNAVKFSPKGGVVKVGLMRSSDYLLVSIQDQGPGIPEEEQKQVFQPFSMATHNSPAGDKGTGLGLTIVHKIIQSHMGQIWLESSPGKGSTFFFSLPVNMPEG; translated from the coding sequence ATGACCAAACCTGGTTGCGATATCGCACTGTTGGAGTACCTGCAGCAGGAAGCGAGCATGTTGATTCTTTACTTGCAGCCTGATGGTAAGGTTATCAGCTGCAATGATTTTGTGCGGAAGCTTTTGGGATTTGATCCTACAGGCTCAGACTTTGAACAAATGTTGCTTGATTTTCGTGAGTCATTTTGCCTGCAAGAATACCTTCAGTCCGGTGATAAGCGACATTTGCTGAATGTGCCGACAGTCCACGGTGCGCCGCGCACGTTTTCCTTCCGTTTTCTCCAGTGCGAGGACGCCATTGTTGCTGTGGGTGAGTGTCATTTTGAGGAAGAGCAAAGCGTTCATAATAGTTTGATACAGCTGAACTCTGACATGGCCAATTTAAATCGCGAACTCCAGAAGAAAAACTCGGAACTTGATCGTCTTCATGAATTAAAGAATCACTTCATGGGCATGGCCGCTCATGATCTTCGTAATCCAATTGCTACTATCATCAGTCTCTGTGACTTTCTGCTGGGTGAATTTTGCCACAGTCTCAGTGAAGAACACATCCGATTGCTTTCCTATATTCGCACTTCAGGTAACTTTATGCTGGAGCTTCTCAACGATCTGTTAGATATTGCTCGTATAGAAACCGGTAACTTTGGTCTGGAACTTCAGTCGACAGATCTTGTAGCTCTGTTGCGACGCACCGTTGATCTGCAGCAATTTCAGGCTCGTGGACGGGAAGTGGATATTCAGTTTCATTTTTACGAATCGCCTCCTGCCATTTCCATTGACCCATTAAAAATTGAGCAGGTCATGCAAAACCTGCTTTCTAACGCAGTGAAATTTTCACCCAAGGGCGGTGTGGTAAAAGTTGGTCTTATGAGAAGCAGTGACTACCTGCTGGTATCGATACAGGATCAGGGGCCAGGGATTCCTGAAGAGGAGCAAAAACAGGTTTTTCAGCCATTCTCCATGGCTACCCATAACAGCCCGGCTGGTGATAAAGGTACCGGGCTGGGGCTGACGATAGTGCATAAAATCATACAGTCTCATATGGGACAGATATGGCTGGAGAGCAGCCCGGGAAAAGGAAGCACATTCTTCTTCTCCTTGCCTGTAAACATGCCGGAAGGTTGA